A single Desulfovibrio piger DNA region contains:
- the hysA gene encoding NiFeSe hydrogenase large subunit HysA: MAKATIAIDPVTRIEGHLKAQVVVENGKVVDAHLTGGMFRGFEQILKGRDPRDSTQIVQRICGVCPTSHAMASALAQEDAFNIKVTGNGRITRNLILGANYLQSHILHFYHLAALDFVAGPDTAPFVPRFAQPDLRLPPEANKVGVDQYLEALEVRRIAHEMVALFGGRMPHVQGIVPGGATEMPTKEALLEYAARFKKVRQFIVEKYLPITYIVGSVYKDLFEQGQGVHGCSCFGVFPMTDDGKTHLLKAGVFLNGRDVEFDPKKITEDLKYAWYDDATTGKGAAGAETSPDLDKKDAYSFVKAPRYDGEVIEVGPAARMWVANAPLSEVGVKMLKEKFGIEARTIRDLGWDKVFSIMGRHVARAEEALLIANAVEGWLKEVKPDGETFTPFEIPQSAEGYGCSEAPRGSLVHYIRVKDQKIDSYQIISATLWNCSPRDDKGRRGPLEEALIGVQVPDINNPVNVGRTIRAFDPULGCAVHVLHAETGEESIVNLG, translated from the coding sequence ATGGCCAAGGCCACTATCGCCATCGATCCCGTCACCAGAATCGAGGGCCATCTCAAGGCCCAAGTGGTGGTGGAGAACGGCAAGGTTGTGGACGCCCACCTCACCGGTGGGATGTTCCGCGGTTTTGAACAGATTTTGAAAGGGCGCGACCCGCGTGACTCCACCCAGATCGTGCAGCGCATCTGCGGCGTGTGCCCCACCTCCCATGCCATGGCTTCCGCCCTGGCGCAGGAAGACGCCTTCAACATCAAGGTGACCGGCAACGGCCGTATCACCCGCAACCTGATCCTGGGCGCCAACTACCTGCAGTCGCACATCCTGCACTTCTACCATCTGGCCGCCCTGGACTTCGTGGCCGGCCCCGATACCGCGCCCTTCGTGCCGCGTTTCGCCCAGCCCGACCTGCGCCTGCCCCCCGAAGCCAACAAGGTGGGCGTGGACCAGTATCTGGAAGCCCTGGAAGTGCGCCGCATCGCCCATGAGATGGTCGCCCTCTTCGGCGGCCGCATGCCCCATGTGCAGGGCATCGTGCCCGGCGGCGCCACGGAAATGCCCACCAAGGAAGCCCTGCTGGAATACGCGGCCCGCTTCAAGAAGGTGCGCCAGTTCATCGTCGAAAAATACCTGCCCATCACCTACATCGTGGGCTCCGTGTACAAGGACCTGTTCGAACAGGGCCAGGGCGTGCACGGCTGCTCCTGCTTCGGCGTGTTCCCCATGACCGACGACGGCAAGACCCACCTGCTCAAGGCCGGTGTCTTCCTCAATGGCCGTGACGTGGAATTCGATCCCAAGAAGATCACCGAAGACCTCAAGTACGCCTGGTACGACGACGCCACCACCGGCAAGGGTGCCGCCGGCGCCGAGACCAGCCCCGACCTGGACAAGAAGGACGCCTACTCCTTCGTCAAGGCTCCCCGTTACGACGGCGAAGTCATCGAAGTGGGCCCCGCCGCCCGCATGTGGGTGGCCAACGCGCCGCTGTCCGAAGTGGGCGTGAAGATGCTGAAGGAAAAGTTCGGCATCGAGGCCCGCACCATCCGCGACCTGGGCTGGGACAAGGTCTTCTCCATCATGGGCCGCCATGTGGCCCGCGCCGAGGAAGCCCTGCTCATCGCCAATGCCGTGGAAGGCTGGCTGAAGGAAGTCAAGCCCGACGGCGAGACCTTCACCCCCTTCGAGATCCCGCAGAGCGCCGAAGGCTATGGCTGCTCCGAAGCGCCCCGCGGTTCCCTGGTCCACTACATCCGTGTGAAGGACCAGAAGATCGACAGCTACCAGATCATCTCCGCCACCCTGTGGAACTGCTCGCCCCGCGACGACAAGGGCCGCCGTGGTCCTCTGGAAGAAGCCCTCATCGGCGTGCAGGTCCCGGACATCAACAACCCCGTCAATGTGGGGCGCACCATCCGCGCCTTCGACCCGTGACTGGGCTGTGCCGTGCACGTGCTGCACGCTGAGACCGGCGAAGAATCCATCGTGAACCTGGGCTAG
- the amrB gene encoding AmmeMemoRadiSam system protein B, with protein MHLRQPAVAGRFYTDVPADLRAEVESFLKQGAALPASALAAGDADRLAGLMLPHAGHVYSGRVIGATLAHVRLPRTVFLLCPNHTGLGTPLSVWPAGAWQTPLGPVPVDGEMARLLCEADEDFSADVMGHVREHSIEVLLPFLQVCAGDAPLHVVPVCVGTGQAPVLRTAGQRLARVLERCRVRDGRRPLLLVSSDMNHYEDQQTTLRKDDLALEAALRGDADALLVTVAREGISMCGAAPLALAFYALRAWAPGAAVRATLVMHETSAAVSHDTEHVVGYAGLRIFSC; from the coding sequence ATGCATCTTCGCCAGCCTGCTGTCGCAGGCCGTTTTTATACTGATGTCCCGGCCGATCTGCGTGCCGAAGTGGAGTCGTTCCTGAAACAGGGGGCGGCCCTGCCCGCTTCGGCCCTCGCCGCCGGGGATGCGGACCGTCTGGCGGGGCTCATGCTCCCCCATGCCGGGCATGTCTACAGCGGCCGGGTCATCGGCGCCACCCTGGCCCATGTGCGCCTGCCGCGCACCGTCTTCCTGCTCTGCCCCAACCACACCGGCCTGGGCACGCCCCTGTCCGTCTGGCCCGCCGGTGCCTGGCAGACCCCGCTGGGCCCCGTGCCCGTGGACGGCGAGATGGCCCGCCTGCTCTGCGAGGCCGACGAGGATTTCAGCGCCGATGTCATGGGCCATGTACGGGAACACAGCATCGAGGTCCTGCTGCCCTTCCTCCAGGTCTGCGCGGGCGATGCCCCCCTGCATGTGGTGCCGGTCTGCGTGGGCACCGGGCAGGCCCCCGTGCTGCGCACCGCCGGCCAGCGTCTGGCCCGGGTGCTGGAACGCTGCCGGGTCCGCGACGGCCGGCGCCCCCTGCTGCTGGTCAGCTCGGACATGAACCACTACGAAGACCAGCAGACCACCCTGCGCAAGGACGACCTGGCCCTGGAGGCCGCCCTCAGGGGCGATGCCGATGCCCTGCTGGTCACCGTGGCCCGGGAAGGCATCAGCATGTGCGGGGCCGCGCCGCTGGCCCTGGCGTTCTACGCCCTGCGCGCCTGGGCGCCCGGTGCGGCAGTGCGCGCCACCCTGGTCATGCACGAGACGTCCGCCGCGGTGTCGCACGATACGGAACACGTCGTGGGCTATGCCGGACTGCGTATCTTCAGCTGCTGA
- the hysB gene encoding NiFeSe hydrogenase small subunit, protein MSLNRRDFVKLCTGTVAGFGVAQMFHPAVREALAGTLTGERPPVIWLQGQGCTGCSVSLLNNVNPSIADVLLKIISLEYHPTVMGGEGHDAYTHMMNIAKNFKGKFFLAIEGSIPLAKDGRYCVVAEEGHTEITMADLVKKLAPDAAAVLALGTCAAYGGIPAAKGSVTEAVGTGALLKQAGIKTPVVNIPGCPPQPDWIVGTIALALQKIKEKGLEAGLAEVVSLLDSEGRPLPFYGRNVHENCPYLGKYDEGKFSATFTEKDGCRYDLGCKGPGAYCDSFERKWNGVNWCVANAICIGCTEPTFPDGQSPFYSN, encoded by the coding sequence ATGAGTCTCAACAGGCGTGATTTCGTCAAACTGTGCACCGGCACAGTGGCGGGTTTCGGCGTGGCGCAGATGTTCCATCCTGCGGTGCGCGAAGCCCTGGCCGGCACGTTGACTGGCGAGCGCCCCCCTGTCATCTGGCTGCAGGGACAGGGCTGTACCGGCTGTTCAGTGTCGCTGCTGAACAACGTCAACCCCTCCATCGCTGATGTGCTGCTGAAGATCATCAGCCTCGAGTACCATCCTACCGTCATGGGCGGTGAAGGCCACGACGCCTACACCCACATGATGAACATTGCCAAGAACTTCAAGGGCAAGTTCTTCCTGGCCATCGAGGGTTCCATCCCGCTGGCCAAGGATGGTCGCTACTGCGTGGTGGCCGAAGAGGGCCACACCGAGATCACCATGGCCGACCTGGTCAAAAAGCTGGCTCCCGACGCCGCCGCCGTGCTGGCCCTGGGTACCTGCGCTGCCTACGGCGGCATCCCCGCCGCCAAGGGTTCCGTGACCGAAGCCGTGGGGACCGGCGCCCTGCTCAAGCAGGCCGGTATCAAGACCCCCGTGGTCAACATCCCCGGCTGCCCGCCCCAGCCCGACTGGATCGTGGGCACCATCGCCCTGGCCCTCCAGAAGATCAAGGAAAAGGGCCTGGAAGCCGGTCTGGCCGAAGTGGTCTCCCTGCTGGACAGCGAAGGCCGTCCGCTGCCTTTCTACGGTCGCAACGTGCACGAGAACTGCCCCTATCTGGGCAAGTACGACGAAGGCAAGTTCTCCGCCACCTTCACCGAGAAGGACGGCTGCCGCTACGACCTGGGCTGCAAGGGCCCCGGTGCGTACTGCGACTCGTTTGAACGCAAATGGAACGGTGTCAACTGGTGCGTGGCCAACGCCATCTGCATCGGCTGCACCGAGCCCACGTTCCCCGACGGACAGAGCCCCTTCTACAGCAACTAG
- a CDS encoding dihydroorotase, producing MTLCIKNARHLDAPVDLLVRDGKIVTMTPAGHHAAPEGSRIVDARGLILMPSMVDAHVHLREPGFEYKEDINTGLEAAARGGFGSVMCMANTRPVNDNASVTRFMLDRAAQTHPHGPRLCPIAAATVGLAGEEMAPLQELKDAGCVAVSNDGRPMPGTELLRRVMEYGADLGLTFIDHCEDSTLARGWVMNEGPLSGSLGVKGQPPVGEAVQAARDIMLAEYLNLPVHIAHVSSALTVDIIAWGKARGVRVTAETCPHYLTLDESALDGYNTNAKVSPPLRRPEDREALRRAIKDGTIDILATDHAPHAAHEKERTLDEAPCGFTGMDLALTLTWRLVREGVISEADLHRLWSVRPAEIFKLPLNRFEPGDPADFFLFDPEETWTVSRETLYSKSCNTPFLGQEMQGRVRHHWLGGVQLF from the coding sequence ATGACCCTGTGCATCAAGAACGCCCGCCACCTGGACGCCCCCGTGGACCTGCTGGTGCGGGACGGCAAGATCGTGACCATGACCCCCGCCGGCCACCATGCCGCGCCTGAAGGCAGCCGGATCGTGGACGCCCGCGGCCTGATCCTCATGCCCAGCATGGTGGATGCCCATGTCCATCTGCGCGAGCCCGGCTTCGAGTACAAGGAAGACATCAATACCGGTCTGGAAGCCGCCGCCCGCGGCGGTTTCGGTTCGGTCATGTGCATGGCCAACACCAGGCCCGTCAACGACAACGCCAGCGTCACCCGCTTCATGCTGGACCGCGCCGCCCAGACCCATCCCCACGGTCCGCGCCTCTGCCCCATCGCCGCCGCCACCGTGGGCCTGGCCGGTGAGGAGATGGCCCCCCTGCAGGAGCTCAAGGACGCTGGCTGCGTGGCCGTCTCCAACGATGGCCGCCCCATGCCCGGCACCGAACTGCTGCGCCGCGTCATGGAATACGGCGCCGACCTGGGCCTGACCTTCATCGATCACTGCGAGGACAGCACCCTGGCCCGCGGCTGGGTGATGAACGAAGGCCCCCTCAGCGGCAGCCTGGGCGTCAAGGGCCAGCCCCCGGTGGGCGAGGCCGTGCAGGCCGCCCGCGACATCATGCTGGCCGAATACCTGAACCTGCCCGTGCACATCGCCCACGTCTCCAGCGCCCTCACCGTGGACATCATCGCCTGGGGCAAGGCCCGCGGCGTCAGGGTCACGGCCGAGACCTGCCCCCATTACCTGACGCTGGATGAATCCGCGCTGGACGGCTACAACACCAACGCCAAGGTCAGCCCGCCGCTGCGCCGCCCCGAAGACCGCGAGGCCCTGCGCCGGGCCATCAAGGACGGCACCATCGACATCCTGGCCACCGACCACGCCCCCCACGCCGCCCACGAGAAGGAACGTACCCTGGACGAGGCCCCCTGCGGCTTCACCGGCATGGATCTGGCCCTGACCCTGACCTGGCGGCTGGTGCGCGAAGGCGTCATCAGCGAGGCCGACCTGCACCGCCTCTGGAGCGTGCGCCCGGCCGAGATCTTCAAGCTGCCCCTCAACCGTTTCGAGCCCGGTGATCCGGCCGACTTCTTCCTCTTCGATCCCGAAGAAACGTGGACCGTCAGCCGCGAGACCCTGTACTCCAAGAGCTGCAACACCCCCTTCCTGGGCCAGGAGATGCAGGGCCGCGTCCGCCATCACTGGCTGGGCGGCGTACAGCTGTTCTAG